TCGCTGCTGTTCGTGCCTGCCGGCGCCGGGGTCATGACGCATCTGGGTCTGCTGGCCACCGCCTGGCTGCCGATCACCGTCGCCATCCTGCTCAGTACGGCCGTCACGCTGCTGGTCACCGCCTTCGTCATGCGCGCCACCGCCCGCCAGCGATGAACCCCGAGCTGCGCGAACTGTGGGTCTATCTATCGACCTCGCCGCTGCTCGGGCTGACGCTCACCCTGCTCGCCTACCAGCTGGCGTACGCGATCTACGTGAAGCTGGGCTCGCATCCGCTGGCCAATCCGGTCGCGATTGCAGTGGCGCTCATCGTGGCCATCCTGAGCTTCACCGGCACGCCCTATGCGGTCTATTTCGAGGGCGCGCAGTTCGTGCATTTCCTGCTCGGTCCGGCCACCGTGGCGCTGGCGGTGCCGCTTTACGCGCAGTGGCCACGGCTGAAGAAGCTGTTCGGCGCATCGATGCTGGCGCTGGTCACCGGATCGGTGGTGTCGGTCGTGTCGGTGTGGCTGATCGCCGAAGCACTCGGGGCCAGCGATCAGGTGCTGCGTTCGCTGGCGCCGAAGTCGGTCACCTCGCCGATCGGCATGGGCATTGCGGAAAAGATCGGCGGGCTGCCATCGCTGACGGCGGTGCTGATCATGCTGACCGGCATCGTCGGCGCGGTCATCGGCCCGGCGCTGCTGAGGGCGACCGGCACGCAGGACGACGCGATCCGCGGCTTTGCGATCGGCATGAGCGCGCACGGCATCGGCACGGCGCGCGCCTTCCAGATCAGCGAAACCGCAGGCGCTTTCTCGGCGCTCGCAATGGGATTGAACGGTGTCGTCACATCGATTGTGGTGCCCGTGCTCGTGCATGCGCTAGCCTGACGCAGGTCTGCCTGACCGCCCTCGACTTGCGCCATACTTATGGCCCCGCGGACGGGCGACATCCGTCCGCTCCCGGCGTTGATCCGGCCACCTTCAGCAAAGCAGCAGATGACCTCGCAATCCAGTGAAAAGAAATACCGCGCCATCGGCCAGTTGCCGCAGGGCGACGCGGCCGGCCAGAACGCGGTCGATGCGCCCGCTGGCGCCGGGCCAGCCGCCATGTCCGGCGCCATTTGCCGCCTGCCGACGCGCTTTGCCGACTTCGCGCTGCATGGCTACGCCGACCCGGCCACCGGGCTGGAACATGTCGCGCTGACGCTGGGCGACTTTTCCGACGGCGCACCGGTGCTGCTGCGACTGCACTCCGAGTGCCTGACCGGCGACACGCTGTTCAGCCTGCGCTGCGACTGCGGCCCGCAGCTCGAAGCGTCGCTGCGCGCCATCGCCGCCGAAGGGCGCGGCGCGCTCGTGTATCTGCGCCAGGAAGGCCGCGGCATCGGCCTGATCAACAAGATTCGCGCCTACGCACTGCAGGACACCGGCGCCGACACCGTGGACGCCAACCGCATGCTGGGTTTCGCCGACGACGCGCGCGACTATCGTTTCGCGGCGCACATCGTGCAGAGTCTGGGCATCCGCCAGGCCCGCCTGCTGACCAACAACCCGCTGAAGGTGCGCGCGCTCGAAGCGCA
The sequence above is a segment of the Methyloversatilis sp. RAC08 genome. Coding sequences within it:
- a CDS encoding LrgB family protein — translated: MNPELRELWVYLSTSPLLGLTLTLLAYQLAYAIYVKLGSHPLANPVAIAVALIVAILSFTGTPYAVYFEGAQFVHFLLGPATVALAVPLYAQWPRLKKLFGASMLALVTGSVVSVVSVWLIAEALGASDQVLRSLAPKSVTSPIGMGIAEKIGGLPSLTAVLIMLTGIVGAVIGPALLRATGTQDDAIRGFAIGMSAHGIGTARAFQISETAGAFSALAMGLNGVVTSIVVPVLVHALA
- the ribA gene encoding GTP cyclohydrolase II; translated protein: MTSQSSEKKYRAIGQLPQGDAAGQNAVDAPAGAGPAAMSGAICRLPTRFADFALHGYADPATGLEHVALTLGDFSDGAPVLLRLHSECLTGDTLFSLRCDCGPQLEASLRAIAAEGRGALVYLRQEGRGIGLINKIRAYALQDTGADTVDANRMLGFADDARDYRFAAHIVQSLGIRQARLLTNNPLKVRALEAQQVEVVERIPLHAGANPLNHRYLSTKAHRMGHLQD